TGTGGACATCTAAACAGGACGAAACAGACAGCCTTCCATTCATAAAGTTAAGACTATTTGGAATATTGGTCATCTTGCTCTTCATTTCTAAAACATGAATTACAGTTATTTAATTACTTCCCATTTTGCCAAGCATTTCCCTCAAAGTTATTAGTAGAAATCTTCAGGGAACAGATAGAGTTACTTAAGGCATTTTTTATTTGCCTGATTAAATTTTTCcattgctttattttaatgttttcctgtgtttcttatttgattaatttgatctggaaataaaaagacaaaacgtAGCTTAAATGTTTGCTTATTTTCATTGTTGATTATCATATAAGCTGTGATTTCACTTTCAAGGGCAAAGGACACAACatttcaaaatgagatttttGACATTAAGATTCAAGCTTttattaaaactttcatttttttctggcacCTACtaatgaaatttttgttttccgTTTGACAAATGACTttcagtatttaaataaattacatttatgtaAAGTAAAGGCAGAGTTAAGAAAGAATAACAGAAAGATTCTCAGCTTTTGTAATTCTCCCTTTTGTGGTCTTAAATATGAGCACAAGGGAAGGATAAAGTATACATTGACTTAATTTTCAATTTAGATTTCACAGTAGTGGAATTCCTAgtagatatttgaaaaataaatcataatactTTAACTTAGAGAGACTTTAATATGAGAGTCCCAAAGCTTTGCGAGCACTGGGGGCTTAGTGTCTGGACAGCTCTGAAGCTTGAGGACAAAGCCGGCTCATTGTTCTACCCTTTGAGGAGCTGCAGTGGGATCTGGGAGGCACAGAACCGATATTGTGTTCAGTTGGACCTCTGGATGGAACATAATTACCACACCTCAGTTGATGGGAGTCCAGGATACTGGTTTGTAATGCTCCCACTCTTGTGAAGATCCCAGAAACTTTTAATTGCTGTGAAGAACTCATATTCCATGAGTCACTCACTCCAAAGATTGCACCACTTGGCTCACCTGAGAATGTCTCTGCCCTCCACGTTCTCCTCATGTTTTCGTAGTGCTTTATATACCTTTGACTGCGGTATGagtttttttttcataaaggATGAAGAAGGGCTTTTATGCAGAGGTTGTTTTGGTGCCTAGTGTTGGCGTGACCTGATGGGTCTTGGGGCTGGATGGGTGCTGATAGAGTAGgcaattaggattattttttaagaggGGACTACTCAGTTATCCTATCTGGGAGTGGTTGCACCTATGCTTGGAAGAGAAGTTTGCATTTATCAAGCAATAATGACTGTTTGGGGagtgttttttatgtattttgaagctctggtCTTGTGAGGGTTGTTAAGTCTCCTCgctgaattgacccttttatctctatgtattgtccctctttatccctggtagtATTCCTTGTTCTTGCGTCTACTTTGTCTGACGTTAATATAaccactccagttttcttttgattgatGTTCACAAGCTATAacttcttccatccttttacttttaacctatttatgtatttgtatttaagGTATTTTCTGTAAACAGCATGTAGTTGGGTCatgcttttttatccagtctcacaatctgtcttttaattggtgtctttagattatttatatttactgtaATCATTGTATGGTTGGATTAAGATCtaccagctttttttctttttaagattttatttttcctttttctctccaaagccctccggtacataggtgcatattttagttgtgggtccttctagttgtggcatgtgggaccccgctttagcatggcttgatgagcagtgccatgtccatgcccaggatccgaaccagcgaaaccctgggctgccgcagtggagcgtgccaatttaaccactcggctacggggccggccccaagatctACCATATTGGTAGTTTTATATTTGTTCcatctcttctttgtttcttttcccccttttatctggcttcttttgtattaattgaatattttttatggtttACTTTAGACTGTTGGTTTATTGTTTCTACCTTAAAATGTTATTTAGTGGTTGTCCTAGAATTTGCAATATTCATCTTTAATTGCTTTCAGTCtgccttcaaataatattatattgcttCACATGTAGTGTAAGGGTCTTGTGACAGTACACTCCCAATTCATTCCTCCCATTCTCTGTGTgattgttgtcatacattttactttatatGCCCTATAAACACATAATACATTCCTGCTATTTGACAGTTACTTGTATAAGAGACTATCTGATATTGTCCCAGACCTCTTGTGtattctattctgttttgttcactctttttcttcctttttgtgtttcagttttcgTGATTTCTATTGATCTGTATTCAGAGTCACtgcttctttcctcagctgtgtcgaGTCTCCTGGTGAGCCTCTGGAAggcattcttcatctctgttaGCACGCTATTCATTTCATTCCACTTGATTCTTTTAAGCTTATGAATCTTTGATGAAATTTTCCATCTGTTCATGCATCTTGCTCATGTTTTCCACTAAagtctttaacatattaattatagttattttaacttCTCTCTTTGATAGTTCCAATATCTGGGTcacatctgagtctggttctctTGATTACTTTGTCTCTAGATGGTTTATGGTTTTTTTCTCGCTTCTTTGTGTATCTcacaatttttgtttgaaagctgGACATCTTTTTTAGAATTGTAGACACCGACAGATAGTATTTATGCCTGGAAATGGGCATACCCTGTTTTTGCTAGGCCTTTAGTGTGGGGATTGGGTCAATGTGGTAAGGAATTGGGGCTGTTTGGGCTTTTGCTGTTGCTATGGCTACCTTCAGTGCATGACAGAGTTCAAAATTTTCTAATGTTACTTTGTGATTAGGGTAGGAGTTGGGTTGCCAGAGGGTTTTTCTCCATGCTTCTGTTGCACCCTCAGCTTTAGGCTTGAGCCTGTACATCAGAGAGGTTTTCCTGTCACTCTTGCCCCTGCCTCAGCAGTAGACTGTTGTTACTTGATACGTGGTAATTGCTGGCCTGGTGCAGCATGGGGGTCGGGCAATGGGTGTGGGAGAGCATCCTCTTGTTCCAGTTCAGCCTTAGTCTCAGGCAAGTGCTGTGCCCCAAAGTCTCAGTGATGGGGCCTTCCTGAtgatcctgcccctccccagtggTAGAAGCTCTCTCATAGTCTGGGCCCAGGATATTGTCTGCTCCTCCCCGGGGTGaaggattttcttccttctccattccgTAGTGGCACTGAGTTTCAACCGGTGCTCTTAGAGTTACAAGGTTTGCTGCCTTGTCCCCAGTGGTAGAGGCTTTTGTTGATAGAGCAGATGTGGAGGAGGGTCTGGGTGAGGTCTGTGTCTTTCCCACAGCGCTGCTCCTTCCCTGCTTGGGCTTCCATCACAAGGGAGGCTTTCTCTGCTCTCAGTCCTTGTGAGCATCTGCTGAGATCCGGGAAGAGCCTGCAAATGGGTACAAATTCCCCCTGCATATGTGGCTCCCAGGGGTCCTATATTCCCATGCTAGCCCATGCTAGGCCTCTAGCAGTTCATTACATTTTTAGATGACTTCTCACCAGCTTATATGAGGCCTGGTGTCTGCCCCAGGTAAGCAGTGTTTGCATCCTGTCTTTCCTTATATTCCAGGCTAGTTGGTGGCCCTGTGATCTTACCTCTGTGGGGTTCTAGGAAGGTTAGTGTTTTGTAGATTATATAGCCTTTCTTTGTTTTAAGGGTAGGAGCAACActcttttccagctttttcaCATCTTTAGGAATGTTTCTATTTACTGACTTTTCAAGACCTGAGATTTGAGTTGGCTGCTTCATTTGGGTACAGTTAAAGTCTGATTCTCAAATGAACTAGCATTAAAAGCATGGCTAATGTCCTTGCAGAAACTTGGGGACTGTGGCAGCCGTGGAGCCAGTGTAGTGCCACGTGTGGGGATGGTGTCAGAGAGCGTCGCCGCGTGTGCCTGACTTCCTTCCCCTCCAGACCTGGCTGCCCCGGAATGTCCTCGGAGACCTCCCTGTGTTCCCTGGAGGAGTGTGCTGGTAGGTATTCTGCCTTCAGGAGtctctcctcagagcctccatCTGAGAGATTCTTGAACCCAAGCTGCCTGAAAGTCACCAGTCTGAGTTCGGGGGTGGACTCATTAACGTTCTGTTATTGCTGTTGGCTGTACTAACCCTGTATTCCTTAGTGTGTCTATGACTGGGAGTAACTGGCCAGTGGGATGACAGGGCATTTACCACTGTGGAAGATCAGGAAATGACACGGAAATCTATCTAACTTAAAACTTcagatatattaaataatttttaaaaatacaaaaatgggtGGGATGATCATTTCTTCccaagagtttttttgttttgttacttcTCCCCACcaaaactgtgggaaaatattcAAAAGGTTTTCTTCTCCTTATCATCCCAGAGAAGCCCTAGGGGACCACACAGATGGTTATTTGTCAGAACGAGGCAAGACAGCTTGTCTTGTCCCTTGAATGGCTCTACATGTGTTCCATACCACCCCTACCCAGGAGAAGGTGGggagatttcttctttccttcacctGGAGACTGACCTTTCCTTAATCGTCTAAGCATCTTGAAGGTACACActggtagatgctcaataagtgatGTGAATGGTCCATAGATGTGATGCTCACATGACTTAGTTAGCTGCATCCCATTCATTTGGCATAGGTTATAGTAATAAAGGCTCCTTGCTCGTCCCACACACCATCCCACCTTCTGATATACAATCAGCCCTCCACTTAGTTGGCTGGCCTTTGCTCTGGTCCCAACTCTCAGATAAAGTCATTCTGTCAAGTCCTGCCTTCTTCCACTGTCCAGTTCCAGGTTAAAAAACCATCCCTAGTTCCTTTTCCCTTTGGGATAGGGAGAAGTTAGGTGTTTTTCTGTGTTTGGCTCTCAACACAACTTTTGGCTAAAGAGCACCTTTTAGCCAAGACCACAGGCATCTGGCTACATCTTGGCCAGTGTCCCGGCCTGTGGCCTTAGAAAATCATTGTTGCTGTCTCGTCTTTCCAGCCAATACTGTAGGCTTTGTTCTCTTTATTCTAGCATCCTGAGGATATTCTCACTTCTGGGTTTTCCTATTACAGCCTCAGGCCCAGGCTCTTCTCCTAGCCCTCATGCTGCCCCTCTTCTTTCGTaagccctgggccccaccctgaATTGTTCTTTCTCCAGTTGTGTCTCATGCTGTTGTCTAAGGCTCTCTGCTCTGTCTAAGGCTCTCTGCTCTGTCTGCTCTTTTCAAGTCCTCTTCACTTTCCACAGCTCCTTCCTTGTGTATAACTTCCTCCACATATGCCTGCTCCTCTCAATTCTGGGAGAACAGAATCGGGTTAAGATATTCCATGTAGAGTTCCATAATACTAAGATGAACTTAAAATTAATTGCCACTGGCTTCTACTGCACCCTTGGAAGTGACAGCAGTGTCAACCATTTATTGaccatctgctatgtgccagcactttaaatacattagCTCACTTACAGCTCACAATAATTCTGAGGTAAGGATTATTATGTTGGGCTCAAATCTTGAGAGCTTGCTGCCtgccaggcatttttctaagtgCCTTGAACATATGAAGTAGGTACATCATGATCTCCACATACAGATGAGGACTCggtggcccagagagggtaagtgacctGCCCGAGACCATAAAGCTAGAAAGCAGGGACCTAGATATGACACCTATCTACTAAGCTACCTATCTTGAATAATTGCCTTAATATACAAGCCAGTCTAGCTTTCTAGAAGCACCGACAGCCTGGAATTTGCAATCATTTTTAGGATATGTGGTATTATTTCATGTTCTGGCATCTCAACTCTTTAATTCCAGGTGGGAACTAGAAATTTGTACATTCTAAATTAGTGAAAAGGGTAAGTGCTACAGGTACCCTACTTCTACTCTAAGTGGTCCTCAGTTAAATGCTTACATTGGTAAAAATGGTCATTTCTTCCAAgtgttctctttttcctattcAACCTATTTTCTGCTCTTTGGAAATGTAAAGATCTGTCTGCAGGCCGCTTAGCATCAGGAAATCTCCATCACTTTTGGTGAAGGGGGAAAGGCTAGATGAGGCAGAGATGGGCGAGGTCCGCAGCTTTTGGGCTTTCCTCCAGCCATAGTTTTGCAGGGAACCAGCCAGAGTCAGAGATGACAGCTAAGTAAGGGGTTCCATAATGTACCGGAGCAATGCTGCTACCCACTGACCTAAGCAGCCACTGCAGATGGAAGAAGTGATGAGTCAGCAATCAAGTCTGTCATCATTCAACTATTTTCACTTGGTTGAGAGTTTAGAGTTTTGTTTGGCtttgaaaggatatttttgtGCCAAAGTCTGAGGGTAGTTCTGTATTAATTTGGTCCGTCTTGTTCAATACAAGAGTGGGAGGATCCAATAGCCCTTGTACCCACGTTCTGTCTGGTGGGATATTGATCATTTTGCGGTTACCTTTTTAATAATGAATCAATTAAttaatctaacatttattgagtatcaacTATGTGCAAGTTACTGTGACTGGGTTGGGACTATATGGATAAGACATGTCCCTGTCTGGAAGGGGCTTATGATATAGTAGCTCAGCAGACATATAAACAGGCACAATACACAGTACAATAGAGAGCCTACAATGATGAAGGTATCCACAGCTTGCTATGGATGCTTACAGGGGTGATAACGTATGCTGGGAACACCTCCGCTCTTGGAGGAGGTGATAATTGAACTGAAGTTTGAAAGCTGAGTAGGTGTCACCAGGTGAAATAGGTGAGAAGGGAAATTTTAGCAAAGGGAGCAATGGAGGAAAGCATGGAAGAAAGTGGCACATTAAGAGACCCAGAGGATGGAAAATGGTTTCATGTGGCTAGAGGATAGTGTGTCAGGAGGGAGTGGTAAAAACGAGGCTGGACAGGTAGGCAGGAGACAGATTCTGAGGGGCTATGAAGGTTTGGACCTGTATTCTAGAGAGATCCCTCGTCTGTAGTGTGGAATATAAATCAGAAGGGGTAGGGGTGGCAGCAGCAAGGCCTGTTAAGAGTTCTTCACTAACCCAGGTAAGAAATGAAGCACTGGCAGTGGGgatgcagaggagagagggattCCAAGACTCCGATGTGGTGAGTGATGGAGAGGGAAGCATCAGGGATGAAACCCAGGATTCTGGTACTGGCAACTGCATGGACAGCAGGGCCATGCCGTTGAGATTGGACATATCGTACTGGGGGGTTCTGGGGGGAGGATGATGAGTCTTGGGCATGTGGAGGTGAAGGTGTCTGGGATGCTGATGGAGAGAGCAGAGCTATTGCAGCCAGGATGAGATCTAGATCTCCCTGGCTCCAAAGTTCATGTTCTTCTCTCCAGTTAGTTAAGTGAATGTTATCATTGAaaccaagaagagaaaaactcaCAGGAAGTGTCAAGACAGTAACCAGTGCTGCAGCAGTCAAGGAATATCAGGACAGAGCGCCTTTGCATTTGTCGTTTGGCTATTAGATCATTAATGACCTCGACAGGACCCGTTTCATTGGAATCCTGGGGACAGGTTGCAGGAGCCAGAGGCGACGATGTGGAAGCAGTAAGTCAGCAAATGTGGACTCCTCTTTCTGTAAGCTTGGCTGGGAATACCAGGAGCAAGATACAGCTATGGCAGTAGTGAGAGGGTTCTAGAAAGGTCTTTACAAAGTGAGAAGAGCTTGAGCATGTTTCTGTGGAGCTGCACAAAGGAGAAGCTGGAGATAATTGGTACCAAGGGACGATCCCCCTGGAGAAGGGTGGCCTAGAGAGTACTGGGCGGACTTGCTCTATAAGAAGAGACTTCTCCCACTAATTCCATAGAGAAAGAGGTAAATAGAGATGTGCCTGCTGCTAAGTTtatgggggaggagaggatggcAGAAGAAGTTGGGAATGTACTTGCCTGATGGTGTCTATTTTTGTGACCTAGCAGACTGCCAAGGAAGGGGATTAGGTGGGGGCGTGAGGAAAGTGGTGAAACTTTGAGGCAGTTTTATTGGAAtggaagatggaagagagaattgcTTAGGGAGCCATGGACAGAGTTATGGGCAGCCGAGGTTGGGCGCTGTCAGTGCGTAGAGGCACTGGCCTGCATGGGTGCATTATTTTCTCCACCAGAGCTCAGGGCCTGGGTGCAGCAGCTGAGAATCTGCTGGGATTCCCACACCCACATTCCTGAATTTATCTAGGGATGGACTTTTGCTGCAGAGCAGGGAAAGGGCTATAGCTCAATATTAGTGGCCAGAGAGTTGAGGTTTTGGCAGGAGAATGGTTTAAGTGATGGATCATGGGTGTAGGGAGAGAAGTGAGGCCAGGAGGTGGCTGGcagattgggagaaaatgcaAGGGTTGGGGAATCTGAAGTTGCAGTGAGGTTGAATACCCAGTGTAGTAATCATGGGTGAAGTAGAGGGGAGGATACAGCCAGAAAGTGGGCTGTGAAGTTCAAGATTTCAGAAGAGGAGCAGCTGCAGACAACGGAAAGGTATGACATGTTGGATGGTCACTCAAGCACTGGGACTCAAGTAGGACTCAAGTACTAGTGACTGATGGCTGCCACGAGGTTGGCAGATAACAGAGTTGAAGGAGGAGTTGGGGGGCGGTTTGGGTGGATGGCACGGGCATCAAAAGAGTAGAAGTTTTATACAGAGGTGAAAGAGTTGGTTGAAAATGGCAGTCAGGAATGAGGAGACAGGATACAACCTACTTCTGGCCCTGTTTGCTTATAAAGTATGTGTCACAGCTTCCACCCAagagggtgggcagggggaggcTGTGTCCTGCAGGATATTCAGTCTTCAGGTAAGGCAAGGAGGCAAAGGGAGTGTTTGGTGGAGAGATTCCGGATGTTGAGGAGGTTGGTTACCACAGGGTACAgtagaaaggagaggggagagtgggagagtgTGGGTCTAGCAGATGACACAGAGAGCTGGTGGTGATAAGAGAGtaggcaagaagagagaggacaggTGACTGGGAGGGCTTGAATGGAGGACAGTGaccaaggaggaaagggagatgagGCCTGGTGGCATTAGGTGGTCTCAGGTTCCCAGGTGTGTCGGTGGCAGTACAGCCTGAGGCCCCACTGGCCTCTGAGCCTTGCTGAAACATTTTGATGACTCTGGGACAAACCAGTttgagagagcagagaagaagaggaaaactcaAGGCCAcatggaagggaggaagggaagtggaCAGCTGAAAATAGAGGAATGAGAAAGCAGAGGCTTCAACATTTACGAAAGACAGTTCCTGGGTATTAGAAGGGAGGAATGAATTCTGTTGTATTACTGAAAATCTTCTTTCACCTATCAATTTCTCTCGAGATGTGCAAATTTGGGTACAACCTAcctaaattattttgcatttcaagTTTTATACTTGGTAGGAATTTTCCAACGTGCATCTCAAAGGTACATTTAACTACAGATATCCCATGTTTACATCATTGTAAGCAAAAACCTGGATTTTACCTTGAAACTTTCCTCATGCTACTTCTTTGTGAAAAATGTGAGACAAGTGTCAGCAGGAGCCCCCGAGTCCAGGAATCACCTTAATTGTGGCTTATCTGGTCACCTCACTTACATGGGTCTCTGTTTCTTAGTTTGGCTTAAGCTGCCAGCAGAGATGCAGATGTAGGACCAGAAATCTTTGTCCTTAGAAAAGCCTCTCAGAGACCTGAAAACCGCCAGAGAAAACACTACTAGAGAATACATTTGTTCTTCCCTTTTTTGTAGCTTTCCGGCCATCCAGCCCATCTCCTCTTCAGCCGCAGGGCCCGGTGAAGTCCAACAACATCGTGACGGTCACTGGGATTTCGCTGTGCTTGTTCATCATCGTGGTCACCGTCCTCATCACGCTGTGGAGGAAGTTCGGCCGCCCCCCCAAGTGCAGCACCCCAGCTCGGCACAACGCCCTCCACTCGCCCAGCTTCCAGAGGAACTCAGATGAGGAGAACATCTGCGAGCTGAGCCAGCAGCGCGGGAGCTTCTCGGATGGGGGTGACGGGCCTGTGGGGGGCCCGGGGGACATGGGCATCCCTCTGACCTACAGGCGCAGCGTGCCGGCCACTCCCGAGGACGACGCTTCCGGCAGTGACAGCTTCCAGTCCAACGCGCAGAAGATAATCCCACCGCTGTTCAGCTACCGCCTTGCCCAGCAGCAGCTgaaggagatgaaaaagaaaggccTGACAGAAACCACCAAGGTGTACCACGTGTCTCAGAGCCCCCTGACAGACACGGCCATcgacgccgccgccgccgccgtcgcccCCTTAGACTTGGAGAGCCCGGAAGAAGCTGCCGCAAACAAGTTCAGGATCAAATCCCCGTTTCTGGACCAGCCCGCGGTCAGCGCCGGGGAGAGGCCTCCCTCCAGGCTGGATGTCGGGGTCTCGCAGGCCGCTTGTGCCGTGAGCCCCAGCCAGACCGTGGTCCGCAAATCCCAGATGAGGCACGTGGGCAGCAGATGGGGGCTGTCGGAGCGGAGCCACCCCAGGAGTTCCCACTTCCGGAGGACAGCCAGTTTCCACGAGACCAAGCAGGCGCGGCCCTTCAGGGAGAGGAGCATGTCTACCCTGACCCCGCGGCAGGCCCCCGCCTACAGTTCTAGGACGCGGACCTGGGACCAGGCAGAAGACAGGTTCAGGCCTCAGAGTCGGGGTGCTGCCGCGCTTCCTGAGAAACTGGACCATTTCCAAGGGGCAGGTGGAACCGCTGGTCCACTAAGCCCCCTCCCTAAATCCTACACCTTGGGGCAGCCCACCAGGAAGCCAGACCTAGGGGATCGTCAGGCGGGATTGGTGGCAGGAGGCGAGAGAACAGAGCCTCACAGAGCTCGGCGGGGACCGTCCCCCAGTCACAGGAGTGTCTCAAGGAAGCagccctcccccactgcccccaaaGATAGCTACCAGAGGGTCAGTCCTCTGAGCCCTTCTCAATGTCGGAAAGACAAGTGCCAGAGCTTCCCGGCGCACCCCGAGTTCGCCTTCTAGGACAATACATCATTCGGCCTCACTGAAGCCGAGCAGAGGATGCTGGACCTCCCGGGATATTTTGGGTCAAATGAAGAGGATGAAACCACAAGTACTCTTAGCGTGGAGAAGCTGGTCATCTCGACCAAGAGTCAGCCTGAGACTTGACACAACTGGGGTCCTTTGCTCAGGTTGTGGTACCAGCTGCTCACATTGTTGTGCGGACTGTTTGGTATAACTGTTTGTGACGGAGGACAGAATGTGGGGAGGAAGTAACTCACACAGaccagcatgtgtgtgtgcacctgtgtttGAATTTATAAGGAAGAAGTTATTCATCCTGAACCTTTCCCTTTGTAATCCTATTTCTATTGGTTTATTcctaataacaatgataataaaatttaaacaagagTGAAATAGGGCTTGGTGTCTCATGTGGATATGAAAGATGACAAGATGTGacttgtgaggatgaaatgctttgaaaagtTCATTTGCCAATTCCAACCTGAAACAGAAATCTGGGAGTCTCAACTATAAAAGGGCTGGAACAAAGCAAACTTGCTAATACAACCCTGAATGGTAATTTATTAAGTTGTAAATGCATAAGAATTTGACTCCTACAAGGGCAGTATCGAACCAGTTTCATATTTGGCTGATGAAGTCACTTATGACTACCATGCACCTAGGAATGGTGATACCACAAGATATCCTAGAAGAACTTTCAGGCCAGAGTTTGGTGATATCTTACTGTTTTTTATGCAAGGAAGAGCCCTGGTATGTGACACAAAATTATGTGAGTTAATTCTGCTTTGGGGAAATCACATGAGAAGCTGATTTTTCAGGTAGTGAGTCAAATGAagacctatccatccatccatcattgtTTTGAGCAAAAAAGTAGACAGTTTTGAAAGCAAGGTGTTGTCTTCTGAGAAAGCACCAACTGCAGTGGGAAGTGGGTGTTGGCCAGGACACTGCCTGACATCAAGATGCTGACTTTGTGTTCCTGGACCAAATTGGCAGCAGGGACCCCAGGGGGTGCCATTCT
Above is a genomic segment from Equus caballus isolate H_3958 breed thoroughbred chromosome 17, TB-T2T, whole genome shotgun sequence containing:
- the LOC138918356 gene encoding thrombospondin type-1 domain-containing protein 1-like isoform X1, encoding MKQMLKDFSNRLLVVLCDCVLGEAEYLLLGEPGHVALSNHTVSVDFRYFDGANGTLRNVSVLLLEADTNQTVTTKYLLTNQSQGTLEFECFYFKEAGNYWFTMTPEAADNSTPVPSWEKSAFPKVEWPVFHVDLNRTSKAAEGTFQVGLFTNQPLCPFPVDKPNILVDVIFTNSLPEARKSQGQPLEIRTSKRTELSQGQWVEFGCAPVGPEAYVTVVLKLLGRDSVITSTGPIDLAQKFGYKLVMVPELTCESGVEVMVLPPPCIFVQGVVAVFKEAPRRPGEATIRLAENSLNLGERRTVFNCTLFDMGRNKYCFDFGVSSRSHFSTKEKECMLIQRNIETWGLWQPWSQCSATCGDGVRERRRVCLTSFPSRPGCPGMSSETSLCSLEECAAFRPSSPSPLQPQGPVKSNNIVTVTGISLCLFIIVVTVLITLWRKFGRPPKCSTPARHNALHSPSFQRNSDEENICELSQQRGSFSDGGDGPVGGPGDMGIPLTYRRSVPATPEDDASGSDSFQSNAQKIIPPLFSYRLAQQQLKEMKKKGLTETTKVYHVSQSPLTDTAIDAAAAAVAPLDLESPEEAAANKFRIKSPFLDQPAVSAGERPPSRLDVGVSQAACAVSPSQTVVRKSQMRHVGSRWGLSERSHPRSSHFRRTASFHETKQARPFRERSMSTLTPRQAPAYSSRTRTWDQAEDRFRPQSRGAAALPEKLDHFQGAGGTAGPLSPLPKSYTLGQPTRKPDLGDRQAGLVAGGERTEPHRARRGPSPSHRSVSRKQPSPTAPKDSYQRVSPLSPSQCRKDKCQSFPAHPEFAF
- the LOC138918356 gene encoding thrombospondin type-1 domain-containing protein 1-like isoform X2, whose translation is MKQMLKDFSNRLLVVLCDCVLGEAEYLLLGEPGHVALSNHTVSVDFRYFDGANGTLRNVSVLLLEADTNQTVTTKYLLTNQSQGTLEFECFYFKEAGNYWFTMTPEAADNSTPVPSWEKSAFPKVEWPVFHVDLNRTSKAAEGTFQVGLFTNQPLCPFPVDKPNILVDVIFTNSLPEARKSQGQPLEIRTSKRTELSQGQWVEFGCAPVGPEAYVTVVLKLLGRDSVITSTGPIDLAQKFGYKLVMVPELTCESGVEVMVLPPPCIFVQGVVAVFKEAPRRPGEATIRLAENSLNLGERRTVFNCTLFDMGRNKYCFDFGVSSRSHFSTKEKECMLIQRNIAFRPSSPSPLQPQGPVKSNNIVTVTGISLCLFIIVVTVLITLWRKFGRPPKCSTPARHNALHSPSFQRNSDEENICELSQQRGSFSDGGDGPVGGPGDMGIPLTYRRSVPATPEDDASGSDSFQSNAQKIIPPLFSYRLAQQQLKEMKKKGLTETTKVYHVSQSPLTDTAIDAAAAAVAPLDLESPEEAAANKFRIKSPFLDQPAVSAGERPPSRLDVGVSQAACAVSPSQTVVRKSQMRHVGSRWGLSERSHPRSSHFRRTASFHETKQARPFRERSMSTLTPRQAPAYSSRTRTWDQAEDRFRPQSRGAAALPEKLDHFQGAGGTAGPLSPLPKSYTLGQPTRKPDLGDRQAGLVAGGERTEPHRARRGPSPSHRSVSRKQPSPTAPKDSYQRVSPLSPSQCRKDKCQSFPAHPEFAF